A genomic window from Luteolibacter sp. LG18 includes:
- a CDS encoding class I SAM-dependent methyltransferase, producing the protein MRDLLHAALKRRAPLLTPDTDAVRLVDAEGDGFPDVYLETFADRWLVSTAHGGFPRGFERPDKPVYWKRLDQHQKEAPVHISGPSVEEPFLIRENGAAFEISFQSGYSQGIFLDQRDNRAEVRRRMQPGLRLLNTFAYTGAFSVAAALGGAETTTLDLSQPYLDWAKRNFTHNGLDPAAHYFCKGDTFHWLKRFAKQGRQFDAIVLDPPTFSRDEKGKVFRVETDYGELAGLAMACLAPGGWLLCCTNCRKLDDFGFDRQILAASPKRLKLRHSPMPADFTGDPYLKSVWVEG; encoded by the coding sequence ATGCGAGACCTCCTCCACGCCGCCCTGAAACGCCGCGCGCCGCTGCTCACCCCGGACACCGACGCGGTCCGGCTGGTGGACGCGGAGGGGGACGGCTTCCCGGACGTCTATCTGGAGACCTTCGCCGACCGCTGGCTGGTCTCGACCGCCCACGGCGGGTTCCCGCGTGGATTCGAGCGCCCGGACAAGCCGGTGTATTGGAAACGGCTCGACCAGCACCAGAAGGAGGCACCGGTCCACATTTCCGGTCCCTCGGTGGAGGAGCCGTTCCTGATCCGCGAAAACGGCGCGGCCTTTGAGATCTCGTTCCAGTCCGGCTATTCGCAGGGGATCTTCCTCGACCAGCGCGACAACCGCGCCGAGGTCCGCCGCCGCATGCAGCCGGGTTTGCGACTGCTGAATACCTTCGCCTATACCGGCGCGTTCTCGGTGGCTGCGGCGCTGGGTGGTGCGGAAACGACCACGCTGGACCTGTCCCAGCCGTATCTCGACTGGGCGAAGCGGAACTTCACCCACAATGGCCTCGATCCGGCCGCGCACTATTTCTGCAAGGGGGACACTTTCCATTGGCTGAAGCGCTTCGCGAAACAGGGCCGCCAGTTCGATGCCATCGTGCTCGATCCGCCGACCTTCTCCCGCGATGAGAAGGGCAAGGTCTTCCGCGTGGAGACTGACTATGGCGAACTCGCGGGCCTTGCGATGGCCTGCCTGGCACCGGGCGGCTGGTTGCTGTGCTGCACCAACTGCCGGAAGCTCGATGACTTCGGCTTCGACCGCCAGATCCTCGCCGCTTCCCCGAAGCGCTTGAAACTCCGCCATTCGCCGATGCCCGCGGACTTCACCGGTGATCCGTATTTGAAGTCGGTGTGGGTGGAGGGATGA
- a CDS encoding lanthionine synthetase LanC family protein has protein sequence MNDLIAAADSVYSFINRTAEKVPEGYRWKTVDYTDHPQYHFNVFNGVGGIPLFLRDYHLLTGNTRALELAEGAVAWCISDNPEVCNHQRGVQLGKTGIASVCLYLDGLSGSGTLHPFCQSNAAHLLSEPVGPITDLLSGEASNGWFFLKLWERTGADLYLQGAIRCARWISEQLIRDELGTYCLVNPDGSWGRVPYAGLSHGTAGVAHFFALLFQATGDATWKAVAHELLETLVRHAIPDHGGLNWSIKLGEKALLRCQHSHGASGIGGVFAKASAALGESDLLKVAAMAGEAAYQYGDFRNNPTLCTGLAGSGELFVELFKFTGNEMWWDRAKEFARLAMGYKASLPEGDCWPTDTAGLYSADYAYGASGTGHFFLRTLRPLEFEMPLL, from the coding sequence ATGAACGATCTGATCGCTGCCGCTGACTCCGTATATTCCTTCATCAATCGCACGGCTGAGAAGGTGCCGGAGGGATATCGTTGGAAGACGGTCGATTACACCGACCACCCTCAGTATCACTTCAATGTCTTCAACGGTGTGGGTGGAATCCCTCTTTTTTTACGGGACTATCATCTTCTCACCGGCAACACGCGGGCACTGGAACTAGCCGAAGGAGCGGTGGCATGGTGCATTTCGGATAACCCCGAAGTCTGCAATCACCAGCGTGGAGTCCAGTTGGGTAAAACAGGCATCGCCTCCGTGTGCCTTTACCTTGATGGCCTGTCGGGATCAGGGACGCTGCATCCGTTCTGCCAATCCAACGCGGCCCACCTCCTCAGCGAGCCGGTGGGGCCCATCACGGATCTGCTCAGCGGTGAAGCGTCCAATGGCTGGTTTTTTCTCAAACTGTGGGAAAGGACCGGCGCTGACTTGTATCTCCAAGGAGCGATCCGTTGTGCGCGCTGGATCTCGGAGCAATTGATTCGCGATGAGCTGGGGACGTATTGCCTGGTGAATCCGGACGGATCGTGGGGGCGCGTTCCCTATGCAGGCTTGAGCCACGGCACCGCGGGTGTGGCTCATTTCTTCGCGTTGCTTTTTCAAGCAACCGGCGACGCCACGTGGAAAGCGGTCGCTCACGAACTGTTGGAGACCTTGGTCCGCCATGCGATTCCCGATCACGGGGGATTGAACTGGAGTATCAAGCTGGGGGAAAAGGCATTGCTCCGATGTCAGCACAGCCACGGGGCTTCCGGGATTGGGGGTGTGTTCGCCAAGGCTTCGGCAGCTCTGGGGGAATCCGACTTATTGAAAGTCGCCGCCATGGCAGGAGAGGCGGCCTATCAATACGGGGACTTTCGCAACAATCCCACCTTATGCACGGGATTGGCCGGCAGTGGGGAATTGTTCGTGGAGCTCTTCAAGTTTACGGGGAATGAAATGTGGTGGGATCGTGCCAAGGAATTCGCGCGGCTGGCCATGGGCTACAAAGCTTCGTTGCCGGAGGGCGATTGCTGGCCCACCGATACCGCGGGTCTTTATTCCGCGGACTACGCCTATGGCGCTTCCGGAACCGGGCATTTCTTCCTGCGAACGCTGCGTCCGCTGGAGTTCGAGATGCCGCTGCTTTGA
- a CDS encoding sigma-70 family RNA polymerase sigma factor, whose protein sequence is MTTGSFHPTRWTLIQRVHGRGDDARAALSELCSIYYEPVRVFVAQWTAGREGADDLVHAFFEDVLRRESFGPAADPARGRFRSYLLGAVKHFLLKQRGREQAAKRGGGIEPGTLDEAAAGEWRESAAELAFDRDWALALIRRAVENLAQESSAANKLRQFESLKPWLDGGSPGSVEEVAKELGMTANAVHVAIHRLRQRFLKLVRFEVESTTASPADAAEEFRHLVNVLVVAG, encoded by the coding sequence ATGACCACTGGTTCCTTTCATCCCACCCGTTGGACGTTGATCCAGCGCGTCCACGGTCGCGGGGATGATGCGAGAGCGGCGTTGTCGGAGCTGTGTTCGATTTACTATGAACCGGTGCGCGTCTTTGTCGCGCAGTGGACCGCCGGCAGGGAAGGTGCGGACGATCTCGTGCACGCGTTCTTTGAGGATGTCTTGCGGCGTGAGAGCTTTGGCCCGGCGGCCGATCCCGCACGGGGCCGTTTCCGCAGCTACTTGCTGGGAGCCGTGAAGCATTTCCTGCTGAAACAACGTGGCCGTGAACAGGCCGCGAAGCGGGGCGGGGGAATCGAGCCGGGGACTCTCGATGAAGCCGCAGCTGGCGAATGGAGGGAATCCGCCGCGGAACTGGCATTCGATCGGGACTGGGCGCTGGCTTTGATCCGGCGGGCGGTGGAGAACTTGGCACAGGAGTCCTCCGCCGCGAACAAGCTGCGGCAGTTCGAGAGCCTCAAGCCGTGGTTGGACGGCGGTTCACCGGGGTCGGTGGAGGAGGTGGCCAAAGAGCTCGGGATGACCGCCAATGCGGTGCACGTGGCGATCCATCGGTTGAGGCAGCGGTTTCTCAAACTGGTTCGTTTCGAGGTGGAGTCCACCACGGCCAGCCCGGCGGACGCAGCGGAGGAGTTCCGGCATTTGGTGAATGTGCTGGTGGTTGCCGGGTAG
- a CDS encoding serine/threonine-protein kinase, giving the protein MRAAFASVPVPSGPSVEELQAAFPQLEILDYIGQGGMGIVYKARQPHLDRLVALKILAPGLAEDPGFAERFIREARTLAKLTHPNLVAVHDFGDSGGYYYLLMEYVDGVNLRQAMSAARFTPERALDLIPDLCAALQFAHDHGVHHRDIKPENILLDAKGRVKIADFGIARLAGDDPREVSLTLTGAALGSTAYMAPEQIEHPDDVDHRADIYSLGVVFYEMLTGGLPLGRFPAPSEKSNSDPRLDEVVFRALEKERDRRYQSAGEVKSGVEGYSASPARPVIATAATTASGLPKLPPAVAWPLGLVVGGIASSLLVLMALPDGYPRVIGLKLLGLFGEDYSLLADHPVLRFLFILSGFALGSGCVWGIWNLNLMKRCKLPSEGRNWLNVAVVWLPIVVFSIVVFSRATGWAFWTGPQGDVRLGNAPRELYLWIPFFCVYGMTRILSAVTAVRGRVSRLGWVSALLTTVLLLAAQLLTRHLRSHWSERGFQPCDYSVVVGKTELPPEQVRQEIEEAARTAAGPYFDKIKPTFDGMVLRAGFVDDPSLLELAPLLGASSGTNQMRSSFSIAQIFDQRLRATLPFAISSRLHASNLDRDEWFQDRREMAAPYLAMGALAVVSSALAGRSRFSIGLIPVVCGLGALGLCRWIPLPALPADLIGRMISGPQLEEIAEGFSFPRETLKTLVKAAKEKDVKTFREGFTQTSETAKKTDAELAAGMDPPPYDYSSPSASIASLYRAVGNGDVSAFERAFSKATMAKAREQQPDPVARMKQVDRGQILLAEVPEGATTVRVAMKRESDGQSVYVRMILEDGDWRIDR; this is encoded by the coding sequence ATGCGGGCGGCCTTCGCCTCCGTCCCGGTTCCCAGCGGGCCCTCGGTGGAGGAGCTCCAGGCCGCTTTCCCGCAGCTTGAGATTCTGGACTATATCGGCCAGGGAGGCATGGGGATCGTTTACAAAGCCCGCCAGCCGCACCTCGACCGCCTCGTGGCGCTCAAGATCCTGGCCCCCGGGCTGGCGGAGGATCCGGGGTTCGCCGAGCGCTTCATCCGCGAGGCCCGCACCCTCGCCAAGCTGACCCATCCCAATCTCGTCGCGGTCCACGACTTTGGGGACAGCGGGGGCTACTACTACCTGCTGATGGAGTATGTGGACGGGGTGAACCTCCGTCAGGCGATGTCGGCGGCCCGTTTCACCCCGGAGCGGGCCTTGGATCTGATTCCTGACCTCTGCGCCGCTCTCCAGTTCGCCCATGACCACGGAGTCCACCACCGCGACATCAAGCCGGAGAACATCCTGCTCGATGCGAAAGGGCGGGTGAAGATCGCGGACTTCGGCATCGCCCGCCTCGCCGGGGACGATCCGCGCGAGGTCTCGCTCACTCTCACCGGGGCGGCGCTCGGCTCCACGGCCTACATGGCTCCCGAGCAGATCGAACACCCGGACGATGTGGATCATCGGGCGGACATCTACAGCCTGGGCGTGGTGTTTTACGAAATGCTCACCGGCGGCCTCCCGCTCGGCCGCTTTCCGGCACCGAGCGAGAAGTCGAACTCCGATCCGAGGCTCGACGAGGTGGTGTTCCGTGCCTTGGAAAAGGAGCGCGATCGCCGTTACCAAAGCGCCGGAGAGGTGAAGAGCGGCGTCGAGGGATACAGTGCGTCCCCAGCGCGCCCGGTGATCGCCACTGCCGCAACGACGGCGAGCGGGCTTCCCAAGCTACCTCCCGCGGTCGCCTGGCCGCTGGGATTGGTAGTAGGAGGGATCGCCTCGTCCTTGTTGGTGCTGATGGCATTGCCGGACGGTTATCCGCGGGTGATCGGGCTGAAGCTGCTCGGGCTCTTCGGCGAGGATTACTCCCTGTTGGCAGATCATCCGGTGCTCAGGTTTCTGTTCATCTTGTCGGGCTTCGCCCTTGGTTCCGGCTGTGTGTGGGGGATTTGGAATCTGAATCTGATGAAGCGGTGTAAACTGCCCTCGGAGGGCCGAAACTGGCTGAATGTCGCGGTGGTCTGGCTGCCGATCGTCGTTTTCAGCATCGTGGTGTTCAGCCGGGCTACGGGATGGGCGTTTTGGACCGGACCTCAAGGGGATGTCAGGCTGGGGAATGCGCCTCGTGAGTTGTATCTGTGGATTCCATTTTTCTGCGTGTATGGAATGACACGGATACTCTCCGCGGTGACCGCCGTGAGGGGGCGGGTTTCCCGCCTCGGGTGGGTGAGTGCGCTCCTGACGACGGTGCTGCTGTTGGCGGCACAACTCCTGACCAGGCACCTCCGGAGCCACTGGAGTGAACGTGGCTTCCAGCCCTGCGATTATTCGGTGGTGGTTGGAAAAACCGAACTTCCCCCTGAGCAGGTTCGGCAGGAGATCGAAGAGGCGGCGCGGACGGCTGCCGGGCCTTATTTCGATAAAATCAAGCCGACCTTCGACGGGATGGTGCTAAGGGCCGGTTTCGTGGATGATCCGTCTCTTTTGGAACTGGCTCCTCTTTTAGGAGCATCATCCGGGACCAACCAAATGCGGTCGTCTTTCAGTATCGCCCAGATCTTTGATCAACGCCTGCGTGCCACTCTGCCTTTCGCGATCTCAAGTCGGCTGCATGCCTCGAATTTGGATCGGGACGAATGGTTTCAAGACCGGAGGGAGATGGCGGCACCTTATCTGGCGATGGGGGCTCTGGCCGTGGTATCGTCTGCTTTGGCGGGACGCAGCCGGTTTTCCATCGGCCTGATTCCGGTAGTCTGTGGCCTGGGTGCTTTGGGGCTTTGCCGCTGGATCCCGCTTCCGGCGCTTCCGGCGGATTTGATCGGACGGATGATTTCGGGTCCCCAGTTGGAAGAGATAGCCGAGGGTTTCTCTTTCCCGCGCGAAACCCTGAAGACCTTGGTCAAAGCGGCAAAGGAAAAGGACGTGAAGACTTTCAGGGAGGGGTTCACGCAAACCTCCGAGACTGCAAAGAAGACGGACGCGGAATTGGCGGCAGGGATGGATCCTCCACCTTACGATTATTCCTCGCCGTCCGCCTCCATCGCTTCGCTCTACCGGGCTGTGGGCAATGGCGATGTGAGCGCATTCGAAAGGGCCTTCTCCAAAGCCACGATGGCGAAAGCCCGCGAACAACAACCGGATCCGGTGGCGAGAATGAAACAGGTGGATCGCGGGCAAATCTTGCTCGCGGAAGTCCCAGAGGGTGCAACCACGGTCCGCGTCGCCATGAAGCGGGAGTCGGATGGCCAGTCCGTCTACGTCCGAATGATTCTGGAGGACGGGGACTGGAGAATTGACCGTTGA
- a CDS encoding phosphoribosylformylglycinamidine synthase, giving the protein MNRIFVEKKTEFNAEARTLLHDLRESLSLDEIENLRVIQRYDIDGLTDAEFAAATRQILSEPQVDVVSPALALAEDEVAFAVEFLPGQFDQRADSAAQCVQILTGGERPLVASAKVIVLQGSLSGDDLARIKSFVINAVDSHEATLETPETLQPKINVPADVAVLAGFTAKSTEELAAFRKELGLAMSEADIAFCQTYFRDEEKRDPSLTEIKMLDTYWSDHCRHTTFLTRIDEATFEEGASVVERAWQSYFATREKVYGPASTRPVTLMDIALMGMKELRKSGELDNLEVSEEVNAASIVVPVEIDGQEEEWLVMFKNETHNHPTEIEPFGGAATCLGGAIRDPLSGRSFVYQAMRVTGAADPLTPFADTLPGKLPQKKICQVAAHGYSSYGNQIGLATGQVAEVYHPGYVAKRMEIGAVVSAAPRSQVFRGSPAPGDAILLIGGRTGRDGVGGATGSSKEHTDTALENSAEVQKGDAPTERKIQRLFRNAELTKKIKICNDFGAGGVSVAIGEIAPSLDINLDAVPKKYDGLDGTELAISESQERMAVCVDPSEVAYFIAEADKENLECVQVAIVGDHGRLRMSWRGKTIVDLSRAFLDTNGVQQSAKVHVNAPEGEFDDAVPRFTTIQDALADLNACSQKGLGERFDSSVGAATVLWPFGGKHQLTPPDAMAAKLPLIHGESDTATFMSWGFNPHLSSWSPFHGAVYAVTESVCKAVAAGARLSDIRLTLQEYFPKLGNDAARWGLPFAALLGAFHAQNKLRLAAIGGKDSMSGSFNELDVPPTLVSFALAPGKASRALSPEFKEIGTTVSLVEIPRDAENLPEFEKLKAVAELLHTLNAEGKILSLHAPGHAGLAVALAKMAFGNRIGFEGTVEDVLRERFVSFVIEHREPLPAELEAQEIGRTVEEAVLALPGESYPLDELLSAWTGTLEPIYTTACEPAHPEVETFFSAARPAAVHSVHSAAKPKVLIPAFPGTNSEYDSARAFNQAGGDAEILVFRNLTSRHVEESLKAFADKIRESNILMFPGGFSAGDEPDGSGKFIATVLRNPRVADAVMDLIKNRDGLILGICNGFQAIIKTGLVPYGEIRDSEADAPTLTFNDIGRHISCYVHTRISSTLSPWLANTQVGDLHTIPVSHGEGKFLATPEVIAALAKNGQIATQYCDEHGNPSMDITVTPNGSMYAIEGITSPCGRVFGKMGHTERRGIEVARNIPGDKHQPLFKAGVTYFA; this is encoded by the coding sequence ATGAACCGCATTTTTGTCGAAAAGAAGACCGAATTCAACGCCGAGGCCCGCACCCTGTTGCACGACCTGCGTGAATCGCTCTCCCTGGATGAGATCGAGAACCTCCGGGTCATCCAGCGTTACGACATCGATGGACTGACGGACGCCGAGTTCGCCGCGGCCACCCGCCAGATCTTGTCCGAGCCGCAGGTGGACGTGGTCTCCCCCGCCCTCGCGCTGGCGGAAGACGAGGTCGCCTTCGCGGTGGAATTCCTGCCAGGGCAGTTCGACCAGCGTGCCGATTCGGCCGCCCAGTGCGTGCAAATCCTGACCGGCGGCGAGCGCCCGCTGGTGGCCTCCGCGAAGGTGATCGTGCTGCAAGGCAGCCTCTCCGGCGACGACCTGGCGCGGATCAAGAGCTTCGTCATCAACGCCGTCGATTCCCACGAGGCCACGCTGGAAACGCCGGAAACGCTCCAGCCAAAGATCAACGTGCCCGCCGACGTGGCCGTGCTGGCCGGTTTCACCGCGAAGAGCACCGAGGAGCTGGCCGCGTTCCGCAAGGAACTGGGCCTCGCCATGTCCGAGGCGGACATCGCCTTCTGCCAGACCTATTTCCGCGACGAGGAGAAGCGCGATCCGAGCCTGACGGAGATCAAAATGTTGGACACTTACTGGTCCGACCACTGCCGTCACACCACTTTCCTGACCCGCATCGACGAGGCGACCTTCGAGGAAGGCGCGTCCGTGGTCGAGCGCGCGTGGCAGAGCTACTTCGCCACCCGCGAGAAGGTCTACGGCCCCGCCTCCACCCGCCCGGTCACGCTGATGGACATCGCGCTGATGGGGATGAAGGAGCTACGGAAATCCGGTGAACTGGACAACCTGGAAGTCTCCGAGGAAGTCAACGCCGCCTCCATCGTCGTGCCGGTCGAGATCGACGGCCAGGAAGAGGAGTGGCTGGTGATGTTCAAGAACGAGACCCACAACCACCCGACCGAGATCGAGCCCTTCGGCGGTGCCGCGACCTGCCTCGGCGGCGCGATCCGCGATCCGCTTTCCGGCCGCTCGTTCGTCTATCAGGCCATGCGCGTGACCGGCGCGGCCGATCCACTCACCCCTTTCGCCGATACTCTGCCGGGCAAGCTGCCGCAGAAGAAGATCTGCCAGGTGGCCGCCCACGGTTACTCGTCCTACGGCAACCAGATCGGTCTCGCGACCGGCCAGGTGGCGGAGGTTTACCACCCCGGTTACGTGGCGAAGCGCATGGAAATCGGCGCGGTCGTTTCCGCCGCCCCGCGCTCGCAGGTGTTCCGTGGCTCCCCGGCCCCGGGCGATGCGATCTTGCTCATCGGTGGCCGCACCGGACGCGATGGCGTGGGCGGTGCCACCGGTTCCTCGAAAGAGCACACCGACACCGCACTGGAAAATTCCGCGGAGGTCCAGAAGGGCGATGCCCCGACCGAGCGCAAGATCCAGCGTCTGTTCCGCAACGCGGAGCTGACGAAGAAGATCAAGATCTGCAACGACTTCGGCGCCGGTGGCGTGTCGGTGGCGATCGGTGAGATCGCACCGTCCCTCGACATCAATCTCGATGCCGTGCCGAAGAAATACGACGGCCTCGATGGCACCGAGCTCGCGATTTCCGAATCGCAGGAGCGCATGGCCGTTTGCGTCGACCCGTCCGAAGTCGCCTACTTCATCGCCGAAGCCGACAAGGAGAACCTCGAGTGCGTGCAGGTCGCCATCGTCGGTGACCACGGCCGCCTGCGGATGAGCTGGCGCGGCAAGACCATCGTCGATCTGTCCCGCGCGTTCCTCGACACCAATGGCGTCCAACAGAGCGCGAAGGTGCACGTCAATGCGCCGGAAGGTGAGTTCGATGATGCAGTGCCGCGTTTCACCACCATTCAGGACGCGCTGGCCGATCTCAACGCTTGCTCGCAGAAGGGCCTCGGCGAACGCTTCGACTCGTCCGTCGGCGCGGCCACCGTGCTGTGGCCGTTCGGCGGCAAGCACCAGCTCACCCCGCCCGACGCGATGGCCGCGAAGCTGCCGCTGATCCATGGCGAAAGCGACACCGCCACCTTCATGAGCTGGGGCTTCAATCCCCACCTCTCCTCGTGGTCGCCCTTCCACGGCGCGGTCTATGCGGTGACCGAATCCGTCTGCAAGGCGGTGGCCGCGGGCGCGCGCCTGTCCGACATCCGCCTGACGCTTCAGGAATACTTCCCGAAACTCGGCAACGACGCCGCCCGCTGGGGCCTCCCCTTCGCCGCGCTGCTCGGTGCCTTCCACGCGCAGAACAAGCTGCGCCTCGCCGCAATCGGCGGAAAGGACTCGATGTCCGGTTCGTTCAACGAGCTCGACGTTCCGCCGACGCTGGTATCCTTCGCGCTCGCGCCGGGCAAGGCCAGCCGCGCGCTGTCGCCGGAGTTCAAGGAGATCGGAACCACGGTGTCGCTGGTGGAAATCCCGCGCGATGCCGAGAATCTGCCCGAGTTCGAAAAGCTCAAGGCCGTGGCCGAGCTTCTCCACACGCTGAACGCGGAGGGCAAGATCCTCTCGCTGCACGCCCCGGGCCACGCCGGTCTGGCGGTGGCGCTGGCGAAGATGGCCTTCGGCAACCGCATCGGTTTCGAAGGCACCGTGGAGGATGTGCTACGCGAGCGCTTCGTGTCCTTCGTCATCGAGCACCGCGAGCCGCTGCCCGCCGAGCTGGAAGCCCAGGAAATCGGTCGCACGGTCGAGGAAGCGGTGCTCGCGCTGCCGGGTGAATCCTACCCGCTCGACGAGCTGCTGTCGGCCTGGACCGGCACGCTGGAGCCGATCTACACCACCGCCTGCGAACCGGCCCACCCGGAGGTGGAAACCTTCTTCTCCGCCGCGCGTCCGGCCGCCGTCCATTCGGTGCATTCCGCTGCAAAGCCGAAGGTGCTCATCCCCGCCTTCCCCGGCACCAACAGCGAATACGATTCCGCCCGCGCCTTCAACCAGGCCGGTGGCGACGCCGAGATCCTGGTGTTCCGCAACCTCACCTCCCGCCACGTCGAGGAGTCGCTCAAAGCCTTCGCCGACAAGATCCGCGAGTCGAACATCCTCATGTTCCCCGGTGGTTTCAGCGCCGGTGACGAGCCCGATGGCTCCGGCAAGTTCATCGCCACCGTGCTGCGTAACCCGCGCGTGGCGGACGCGGTGATGGATCTCATCAAGAACCGCGATGGCCTGATCCTCGGCATCTGCAACGGCTTCCAGGCGATCATCAAGACCGGCCTCGTCCCCTACGGCGAGATCCGCGATTCGGAAGCCGACGCACCGACGCTCACCTTCAACGACATCGGCCGCCACATCTCCTGCTACGTCCACACCCGCATCAGCAGCACGCTGTCACCGTGGCTGGCCAACACGCAGGTGGGCGATCTCCACACCATCCCGGTCTCGCACGGCGAGGGCAAGTTCCTCGCCACTCCGGAAGTGATCGCCGCACTGGCGAAAAACGGCCAGATCGCCACGCAGTACTGCGACGAGCACGGCAATCCATCGATGGACATCACCGTCACTCCGAACGGCTCCATGTATGCCATCGAAGGCATCACCAGCCCCTGCGGCCGGGTCTTCGGCAAGATGGGCCACACCGAGCGCCGCGGCATCGAAGTCGCCCGCAACATCCCGGGCGACAAGCACCAGCCGCTGTTCAAGGCAGGCGTGACTTACTTCGCGTAA
- a CDS encoding phospho-sugar mutase yields MSALTAQLESAVAGGQLLAAAKTNIEALLAGATGDVALRSVTELVEKGEWTELNDRFFKTLAFGTGGLRGRTIGKVVTTAEQGQGGPNDRPEHPCAGTATMNFFNVGRAVRGLITYAKQFAGPDRKAVLVFAHDTRHFSRDFAEFCAKVSTDFGCDAYLFEGPRSTPELSFAIRELRADAGVVLTASHNPSTDNGFKAYFNDGAQIVEPHATAIINEVNAIASERYDALPESERGKLTVLGAAFDALYHARLKTLLMQPQLLQGAATKVVYSNLHGTGGHIIEPMLKDLGFDLLTVPEQDIQDGRFPTVDSPNPENASALKMGIDLAEKENASIVIATDPDCDRMGVAVRDDAGKMQLLTGNQIGSLMAWYRVKTAFDLGWLNDTTRNRAVLIKTYVTTELQAEIATGFGIGLVDTLTGFKYIAEKLRKYENAIPADKKGGDYRSLSEAETRALRLEYSRFFVFGGEESYGYLGSDSVRDKDANGAAVMFAEVAAYAKSVGKSIVALLDEIYTQYGYHLERGKSLVMEGADGAAKIQALATSYSTNPPQTADGVKVDKVRDFATHDLFDQEGDALPKEKMIFVDLEDGRSFAVRPSGTEPKIKFYLFGKAAPGGDLAEAKAKVAAVLDSLWKWIEEDSKTR; encoded by the coding sequence ATGAGCGCTCTCACCGCACAACTCGAATCGGCCGTGGCCGGTGGCCAACTCCTCGCCGCCGCGAAAACCAACATCGAAGCCCTTCTCGCCGGCGCGACCGGGGACGTGGCCCTGCGCTCCGTGACCGAACTCGTCGAAAAGGGCGAGTGGACCGAACTGAACGACCGTTTCTTCAAGACCCTCGCCTTCGGCACCGGCGGCCTGCGCGGCCGGACGATCGGCAAGGTAGTGACCACCGCCGAACAGGGCCAGGGCGGCCCGAACGACCGCCCGGAGCATCCCTGCGCCGGCACCGCCACGATGAACTTCTTCAACGTCGGCCGCGCGGTGCGCGGGCTGATCACCTATGCGAAGCAATTCGCCGGCCCGGACCGCAAGGCGGTGCTGGTCTTCGCCCACGACACCCGCCATTTCTCCCGCGATTTCGCCGAGTTCTGCGCGAAGGTCTCCACCGACTTCGGCTGTGACGCCTACCTTTTCGAAGGCCCCCGCTCCACCCCGGAGCTGTCTTTCGCGATCCGCGAGCTGCGTGCCGACGCCGGTGTGGTGCTGACCGCCAGCCACAATCCCTCCACCGACAACGGCTTCAAGGCCTACTTCAACGACGGTGCCCAGATCGTGGAGCCGCACGCCACCGCGATCATCAACGAGGTGAACGCTATCGCCAGCGAGCGTTATGACGCCCTGCCGGAATCCGAGCGCGGCAAGCTCACCGTCCTCGGCGCGGCGTTCGACGCCCTCTATCACGCCCGCCTGAAGACGCTGCTGATGCAGCCTCAACTCCTGCAAGGTGCCGCCACCAAGGTCGTTTACTCGAACCTCCATGGCACCGGCGGCCACATCATCGAGCCGATGCTCAAGGACCTTGGCTTCGACCTCCTCACCGTGCCGGAGCAGGACATCCAGGACGGCCGCTTCCCGACCGTCGATTCCCCGAACCCGGAGAACGCCTCGGCGCTGAAGATGGGCATCGACCTCGCGGAGAAGGAGAACGCCTCGATCGTGATCGCCACCGACCCGGACTGCGACCGCATGGGCGTGGCCGTGCGCGATGACGCCGGCAAGATGCAGCTCCTCACCGGCAACCAGATCGGCTCGCTGATGGCCTGGTACCGCGTGAAGACCGCCTTCGATCTCGGCTGGCTGAACGACACCACCCGCAATCGCGCGGTGCTCATCAAGACCTACGTCACCACCGAGCTCCAAGCGGAAATCGCCACCGGCTTCGGCATCGGCTTGGTCGACACCCTCACCGGTTTCAAATACATCGCCGAGAAGCTCCGCAAGTACGAGAACGCCATCCCGGCGGACAAGAAGGGCGGCGACTACCGTTCCCTTTCCGAAGCGGAAACCCGCGCACTGCGCTTGGAATACTCGCGCTTCTTCGTCTTCGGCGGCGAGGAGAGCTACGGCTACCTCGGCTCCGACTCGGTCCGCGACAAGGACGCCAACGGCGCGGCGGTGATGTTCGCGGAAGTCGCCGCCTACGCGAAGTCCGTCGGCAAGTCGATCGTCGCGCTGCTTGATGAGATCTACACCCAGTACGGCTACCACCTCGAGCGCGGCAAGTCGCTCGTCATGGAAGGTGCCGATGGTGCGGCGAAGATCCAGGCGCTGGCCACCTCCTACTCGACCAACCCGCCGCAGACCGCGGACGGCGTGAAGGTCGACAAGGTCCGCGACTTCGCCACCCACGACCTCTTCGACCAGGAAGGCGACGCGCTGCCCAAGGAGAAGATGATCTTCGTGGATCTGGAAGACGGTCGCAGCTTCGCGGTGCGTCCCTCCGGTACCGAGCCGAAGATCAAGTTCTACCTCTTCGGCAAGGCCGCCCCGGGCGGCGATCTCGCCGAAGCCAAGGCCAAGGTCGCGGCCGTTCTCGATTCGCTGTGGAAGTGGATCGAGGAGGATTCCAAGACCCGCTGA